DNA sequence from the Sphingomonas sp. genome:
GTCGCGCAGGCGCCGGTGCCGCAGGCCCGGGTAAGGCCCGCGCCGCGCTCCCAGACCCGCAGGCGGATCGCATCGCCCTCGCGGGAGGCGACATTGACGTTCACCCGGGCGGGAAAGAGCGGGTCATGCTCGACGATCGGGCCGAGCCGCTCGAGATCGACCGCATCGGCATCGTCGACGAAGAAAACGACATGCGGGTTGCCGACATTGACCGCGAGGGGCGCGTCCAGCTCCTCCCAGGCGACCGGTAGCTCGGCGGTGTCGAGCGGGTAGGCGAGGGGAATGTCCTCCCAGTCGAAGTGAGGTGCGCCCATGTCGACGCTTGCCCCGGCGCCGTCCAGCCGCCCTTCAAGCACACCGCCCTTCGTCTCGATCATGACGTCGCGGGCCTCGAGCAGCACCACGCAACGCGTCGCGTTGCCGCAGGATTCCACTTCGCCGCCGTCGGCATTCCAGATGCGCATCCGGACGTCCGCGACGTTCGAGGGTTCGAGCACGATAACCTGATCGCAGCCGATGCCGGTGCGCCGGTCGGCGATGGCGCGGGCGCGGGCCGCATCCATCGCCGCCCCATCGACGCGTGCGTCGATAACGACGAAGTCATTGCCCAGCCCGTGCATCTTGTGGAAACGCAGCGTCATCGTGCGGCGATCTAGGTGTTGCGTGGGGCCAAGTCCACCTTGGCCGCGAGTTGCGCCCTCCGCTCCGGCACCTTAGGGTCCGGTGCGAGAAGGGGGACGCATGGCAGCGCGCGCACATCAGATGTCCGATCCGGTCTTGTCGGCGCGCCGCGATCGTTCGGTGATCGTTTTGATAGGCGGCTTCGTGCTGCTGATCGCCGCCGTGTTGGCGACGGTCTGGCTCGCCGTCGAGCAGCAGCGCTCGGCCGAACTGGTCAAGCACACCCTGCGCGTCGAAAACCAGCTTTCGGGCCTGCTTTCCAAGCTGCAGGATGCCGAAACGAGCAACCGTGGCTTCCTGCTCACCGGGCGCAGCGAATTCCTGCAGCCTTATGACGATGCCGTGTCCACCATCAATGCGGACTTCGGTCAGTTGCGCGAAGCGGTCGCGGACAATCCCCGCCAGATCGAGGCGCTCGACCGCTTCGCCATCCATGCCCGCGAGCGGCTGAATTTCCTGCGCCTTTCGATCGAAAACTACTGGCGCAGCGTGCCGACCGCTCCCGAGCATTTCTTCCGCGGCAAGGCACTGATGGACGAAGCGCGCGGAGTCGTCGCGGAGATGAAGGCCGAGGAGGAGCGGCTGTTCGCGCTCCGCAGCGATCGGGCGCGGCAACAGGCGAGGATGGTGACCGGCGCGCTGGCCGCGAGCATCCTGCTTGTCCTCATCCTCGGTCTCGTGACGGTGCGCAGTCACCGGCGTCGGCTCGCCGAAGCGCTTTCCGCGGGCAACGTGCTCGCCGAGACCAATCGCCTGCTCGTCGCCGAGGCGGAGAGCCGCGAGGAGGCCGAAGGGCGGCTGCGCCAGATGCAGAAGATCGAAGCGGTCGGCCAGCTCACCGGCGGTATCGCGCATGACTTCAACAACATGCTGACGCTCGTCATCGGTTCGCTCGATCTGGCCCAGCGGCGCATGGCCGGCGGCGACATCGCCAAGGTCGGCAAGTGCATAGGCAATGCGATGGAAGGCGCGCAGAATGCGGCGCAACTGACCGCGCGGCTGCTCGCTTTTTCCCGCCAGCAGCCGCTGGCGCCGCAATCGATCGACGCCAACAAGCTGGTCGGCGGCATGTCGGAGCTGCTGCGCCGTACTCTGGGCGAGCAGATCGAGGTGGAGACGGTGCTGGCCGGCGGGCTGTGGCGCGCCTTCGTCGATGCCAACCAGCTCGAAAACGCGATCGTCAATCTGTGCGTGAACGGACGGGACGCGATGCCGGACGGGGGCAAGCTCACCATCGAGACCGCGAACGGCCATCTGGACGACGACTATGCCGCCGCC
Encoded proteins:
- a CDS encoding diaminopimelate epimerase, yielding MTLRFHKMHGLGNDFVVIDARVDGAAMDAARARAIADRRTGIGCDQVIVLEPSNVADVRMRIWNADGGEVESCGNATRCVVLLEARDVMIETKGGVLEGRLDGAGASVDMGAPHFDWEDIPLAYPLDTAELPVAWEELDAPLAVNVGNPHVVFFVDDADAVDLERLGPIVEHDPLFPARVNVNVASREGDAIRLRVWERGAGLTRACGTGACATAVAAIRRGIAASPVEVLLPGGALTVEWAPGGTIRMSGPATHVFSGETDL
- a CDS encoding CHASE3 domain-containing protein; the encoded protein is MSDPVLSARRDRSVIVLIGGFVLLIAAVLATVWLAVEQQRSAELVKHTLRVENQLSGLLSKLQDAETSNRGFLLTGRSEFLQPYDDAVSTINADFGQLREAVADNPRQIEALDRFAIHARERLNFLRLSIENYWRSVPTAPEHFFRGKALMDEARGVVAEMKAEEERLFALRSDRARQQARMVTGALAASILLVLILGLVTVRSHRRRLAEALSAGNVLAETNRLLVAEAESREEAEGRLRQMQKIEAVGQLTGGIAHDFNNMLTLVIGSLDLAQRRMAGGDIAKVGKCIGNAMEGAQNAAQLTARLLAFSRQQPLAPQSIDANKLVGGMSELLRRTLGEQIEVETVLAGGLWRAFVDANQLENAIVNLCVNGRDAMPDGGKLTIETANGHLDDDYAAAHPGVEPGQYAVICVTDTGTGMTPDIAERAFDPFFTTKGPGQGTGLGLSQVFGFVKQSRGHLKIYSEPGHGTTVKIYMPRFLGQEESGTAVASDGAGDLPRARDGEIVLVVEDEERVRHVSVDTLRELGYTVVQASDGHQALAVITLQPRIDLLFTDVVMPDMNGRQLAERAVAERPGLKVLYTTGYTRNAIVHNGMLDAGVAFLAKPFTVEQLAKKVRQVLDEGEAG